Proteins co-encoded in one Gloeomargarita sp. SRBZ-1_bins_9 genomic window:
- the glmU gene encoding bifunctional UDP-N-acetylglucosamine diphosphorylase/glucosamine-1-phosphate N-acetyltransferase GlmU, which translates to MVAVAVLAAGKGTRMKSSIPKVLHPLAGKPMVERVLQSTQALPVERLLVVVGHGADRVRQVLAHWPRVEFVEQSPLLGTGHAVQQLVPYLENYTGDLLVLNGDVPLIRPETLLQLWETHRQGQYAVTLLTALLMDPTGYGRVICDGQMHVSAIIEDRDCTPAQRQNQRVNAGIYCFRWPQLREVLPRLTPNNQQQEYYLTDTIQWLKPARAVDIPDSTEILGINDRQQLATATQLFYARLRESWLHRGVTMIDPDSVTIEDEVELAPDVVIEPQTHLRGRTVIGTGSHIGPGCWLENSTIGENVRILYSVVANSVIGAGCQVGPFAHVRDQTQVAENCRVGNFVEMKKTQMGPGSRAAHLSYLGDAQIGARVNVGAGAITANFDGRDKHPTVIQDNCKLGANCVLVAPVTLGEGVTVAAGSVVTEDVPPDALVIARARQVVKPGWRPPYLRNHDATS; encoded by the coding sequence ATGGTGGCAGTGGCAGTATTGGCGGCGGGCAAAGGGACGCGGATGAAGTCGAGCATTCCCAAGGTGCTGCACCCGCTGGCGGGGAAACCGATGGTGGAGCGGGTACTCCAGAGCACCCAGGCGCTGCCGGTGGAGCGGTTACTGGTGGTGGTGGGCCATGGCGCGGACCGGGTGCGTCAGGTCTTGGCCCATTGGCCCCGGGTGGAATTCGTGGAGCAATCGCCGCTGCTGGGAACGGGGCATGCGGTGCAGCAGTTGGTGCCTTACCTGGAGAACTACACCGGTGATTTGTTGGTGCTCAACGGCGATGTGCCCCTGATTCGCCCGGAAACGCTCCTGCAGTTGTGGGAAACCCATCGCCAGGGACAGTACGCGGTGACGTTGCTGACGGCCCTGTTGATGGACCCCACGGGCTACGGGCGGGTGATTTGCGATGGGCAGATGCACGTGAGCGCTATCATTGAGGACCGGGATTGTACACCGGCGCAACGGCAAAACCAGCGCGTCAATGCGGGCATTTACTGTTTCCGCTGGCCCCAGTTGCGGGAAGTCCTGCCCCGTTTGACCCCCAACAATCAACAGCAGGAGTACTACCTGACCGACACCATTCAGTGGCTCAAACCGGCGCGGGCGGTGGACATTCCTGACAGCACGGAAATCCTGGGCATCAACGACCGGCAGCAACTGGCGACGGCCACCCAACTGTTCTACGCCCGCCTGCGGGAGTCTTGGCTGCACCGGGGGGTGACCATGATTGACCCGGATAGCGTCACGATTGAGGATGAGGTGGAACTGGCGCCGGATGTGGTGATCGAACCCCAAACCCATCTGCGGGGGCGTACGGTCATCGGTACGGGCAGTCACATCGGCCCCGGCTGCTGGCTGGAAAACAGCACCATCGGGGAAAACGTGCGCATTCTCTACTCGGTGGTGGCCAATAGCGTTATTGGCGCGGGGTGCCAGGTGGGACCCTTTGCCCATGTGCGCGACCAGACCCAGGTGGCGGAAAACTGCCGGGTGGGCAATTTTGTGGAGATGAAAAAAACCCAGATGGGGCCGGGTAGTCGGGCGGCTCACCTGAGTTATTTGGGGGATGCCCAAATCGGTGCCCGGGTGAATGTGGGGGCCGGCGCCATCACTGCCAATTTCGATGGGCGGGACAAGCACCCCACGGTGATCCAGGACAACTGCAAGCTGGGGGCCAACTGTGTGCTGGTGGCGCCGGTGACGTTGGGTGAAGGAGTAACGGTGGCGGCAGGGTCGGTGGTGACGGAGGATGTACCCCCCGATGCCTTGGTCATTGCCCGGGCGCGCCAGGTGGTCAAACCCGGTTGGCGACCCCCCTACCTGCGCAACCATGACGCCACTTCCTGA
- the rsmI gene encoding 16S rRNA (cytidine(1402)-2'-O)-methyltransferase gives MTPLPEGRLYLVATPIGHLEDITLRALRVLKEVHLIAAEDTRHTGKLLHHYGITTPQVSYHQHNWRQRLGELLQRLQAGEQIALVSDAGTPGISDPGQELVQACLAQGIPVTPVPGCNAAITALVASGLPTTPFLFLGFLPPRETARRQVLQRVKVVAATLICYEAPHRLVASLTTMTEVLGDRRCVVARELTKVHEEFWRGTLSAAARHYVEHPPKGEITLVVAGAEPNPDIPLAQVQSEVERLVAQGLGCREIAQQLAAQTGWPRRTLYQLALQCHRQGS, from the coding sequence ATGACGCCACTTCCTGAGGGACGGCTGTATCTGGTGGCTACCCCCATCGGCCATTTGGAGGACATCACCCTACGGGCGCTGCGGGTGCTGAAAGAAGTGCACCTGATCGCCGCCGAGGACACCCGCCACACAGGGAAATTGCTCCATCACTATGGCATCACGACGCCCCAGGTGAGCTATCACCAGCACAATTGGCGCCAGCGTCTGGGGGAACTGCTCCAGCGGTTGCAGGCCGGGGAACAGATTGCCCTGGTGAGTGATGCGGGGACGCCGGGCATCAGTGACCCGGGCCAAGAACTGGTCCAAGCCTGCCTTGCCCAAGGGATTCCCGTAACGCCCGTTCCCGGGTGTAATGCCGCCATCACCGCCCTGGTGGCCAGTGGCTTGCCCACCACTCCCTTTCTGTTTCTGGGGTTTTTGCCCCCTAGGGAGACGGCGCGGCGCCAGGTGCTCCAGCGGGTCAAGGTGGTGGCAGCCACGCTCATTTGCTATGAGGCACCCCATCGGCTGGTCGCCAGTCTAACTACCATGACGGAGGTGCTGGGGGACCGGCGGTGTGTGGTGGCCCGGGAGTTGACCAAAGTCCACGAAGAATTTTGGCGAGGAACCTTGTCGGCAGCGGCGCGGCACTATGTCGAACATCCCCCCAAGGGGGAAATCACCCTGGTGGTAGCGGGCGCCGAACCAAACCCGGACATTCCCCTGGCCCAGGTGCAGTCGGAGGTGGAGCGGTTGGTGGCCCAGGGGTTAGGTTGTCGGGAAATTGCCCAGCAGTTGGCCGCCCAGACCGGTTGGCCCCGCCGGACCTTGTACCAATTGGCGCTGCAGTGCCACCGGCAGGGGAGTTGA